Sequence from the Molothrus aeneus isolate 106 chromosome 15, BPBGC_Maene_1.0, whole genome shotgun sequence genome:
ggtgctgctggggcaccCGCACAAGCACCGAGCCGGCAGAGCCCGGCTGCCGTGGCCGCGCTGTGAGGTCGGATCGCAGGAGCTGAGTTCCAGCGAGGTGAGTCGGGGCCAGAGCCGAGGGGGCCGGGGGACACTGCGGCCCTGCTGCCGGCGGGGTGCTCGGGCTGGGCCGGACACCGGAGCCGCCGTGCCCAGCTGCGGTGGGAGTGGGCTGCCAGCGCCCGGAGTGCCCGGGTCACCCCTGGCCGGGATGGAGGAAATCCTTCCGGGCGGCCCCCGGCAGAACAATGCGCCGTGTGTGCCGCCGCAGCGGGCGCCTGCCACCCTGCCCACGGGGAGGAAACGGCGACGGGGTCACGGCCTGCTGGGGCACCCACACCCATCGCCCACCCGCATCTGGCACATCTCCGCCCCAAAACCGCTCTGCCTCGCTCCTGGCACGGCCCCAGGGCGCAGCGAAGGGACGGCGGGGACTCGACCCCAAGCTCGGTGCGGTCCGAAGGAGCCAGAGGGGCGGCCCATGGGGGGCCACGACCACCAGCCTCAGTTACAGCAGAGAAGAGCTGTGACAACCACCCGatggcagtgcctgggggagCCCTAGCTCAGGGACAAttgcccaggccaggctggcgAGGGGTCTGCCTGGGGGTATGGCACCCGAGGGAGCGGGGTGACCCCAGGACACCCAGTGCCATTTCAGTCCCCCACTGTTCTGGGGGCCAGGCTGGCACCCCTGCCCCGCAGAGCCACGAGTGTCACTGCAGTGGCCAGGTGggctgtggcaggggctgtTCAGCTCTTGCCAGCGGCCGTGCTGCCCTCTCGTGCCTGTGGCCCCGTGCTGGCCGTCACCCCGGGAGCACGCCGTTGTCACCCCTtgaggaggctggggatggCATTGCGGAAACGGgtggcagcacccccagggcaccTCCAGGGCGAATGCAGGGCTGCGGACCGTGGGAGCCTGTGGCACCGCCCCAGCGGGCATCGCAGGGCCCTCACCCCACCCGGACCGGGAGCCGCTACCCGGGAATCCCCGGCCCCCACCCCGTGGGGCTCCCGCGGCCACCCCCGGGGATGCCCCGGCCCTCTCGCCACCGGCATCCCGCCGCCGTTCCCCAGGGGCCGGAGCGGGGGGGATTCCCTTGGCAGTACCGGAGCCCAGCCGGTGGCCCCCGAGCGGCGGCGGGTCCCGGGGCGGGGGGTGCGGGGAGCCCGCGGATCCCTCCCCGAGCCGAGGGCGGGGCGgagcggcggggcgggagcccgggcgggcggggcggcgcgcggcggcggcgcgggagCGCTCACCGGAGACAAAGGCAGcgccgggaggcggcggcggcgccgcgcaCCGGGCGCGCACCGGGCCCCCTCCCCCGCCGCCCTATggagccgccgcccgccgcctgAGCCACgtgcgccgccgccgccggtaACGGGAGCCGCGGAGGGAGCGGGCGCGGCGCCTCCGCCTGTTGCGCGGtgcgggggcagcggggccggggcgggggcgcgcGGGGCCGTCGCCACCGGGGGCCGCGGCGGGGGCGCGCGGCGCGTACCGGGGCGCGCATCTCCGGTCCGGCCCCGGCGGGCGCGCGGCccgggggaggaggaggatgaggaaggggTGCCGCGCCCGGCGCGGGGAGCGGGGAGGTTCCCCGCCGGGGTGTCACCGTCTCCGCGGAGGCAGCGGGCAGGGATGCGacgcgggcggcggggcccaGGCCGCGGCCGGGGGCAGCAGGGCGGCCCGGGGCTACCGGCGGGGCCCGGCTCGGCGGCCGCTCTCCGCTCTCCGCCCGGCGTGAGTGTctccagcccggccccgctcctccccCAGCCCGCACGTCCTcggcagccccgctccccccgcacGCCCCAGCTGCGAACGCCCCCGGTCCGCGGCGCCGCCAGCCCGCCCTGCACCGCTTCCCGGTGTTCCCCCGGCCGTCATCCCGGGGCTCGACCCACGGCCCTTCCCGCACGGTACCTCTCCTCCCCGGGGATGCCCAGGCTGCCGGCGCGGAGCCTGTTGCAGCCGATGTGGCGAGCGCTGCCCGAACCGAGCTGGCCTCAGCCAGGGCACCCCCTCCCCACAGACCCGCATCCCGGCGCTGCCTCAGCCCACGCGTTTGTCTGAGTGATGGAGCAGCCCCCGCTGCCCGCCGGAGCGCGGTCAGGGCCCCcggctccttccttccccatcGTTTCTTCCTTCCGCCGGGCTCGGCCCTCCGGCCCCGTCGGCACCCTCAGCCCCGGTGGCCCTGCCGTGATCCCTCGCCGGCAGCGCGGCCCTGCGCCGCAGGGTGATGGAGCACCCCGCGCCCCTTCGCCCTGCTCCGAGGGAGCGGTGGTGTCACCGTGAGCACCCAGCCCTCGGCTGCCGCTGCTCCAGGCTcaccctcctccctgctgccgAGCCCGTTTTCTCCCACACCACGATAATGAGAATCCTGACGGGTGCTTATGTGCCTGCCTGCGAGCACCCATGGGTGCTGCTCGCCGCTCACTGAGGAGCAGACCTGCCCCTGGCACACGCCCTTGACATTTGATGCTTGGCTGGATGTGACAGAGCTGTCACCCTGCCTAAAGGGCAAAGGTGATGGTTCCCATCGCCACCACCCCTGGCCCTGCATTCCTGTGTTGGGGTGCCACCATCCCCAGTGGCCGCGAGGCCAGCGATGGCTTCGGTGCATGTGTTCCTGCCAGCGCCACGTGCCACAGGCACCCGGCCCCTCTGCTTGTCCCTCCTGCTCGCCAGGGCACCCCCCTGtgtggcagcacagggatgagCCGCCTGCGCTCAGCAGCAATTTAGGGTGCACCggctgggcaggagaaggggatcCACGGTGGTCCCCCTGAAGCAGTAATTCACCCAAGATCTTCAGATCATGATCTTCAGATGATGCTGTGGTACCACAGCATCCGTCCCCCACCCCagggtgcccagcagtgccgTGGGCGATTCTAGGGCGGCTGCGTAGGTTTGCATCCATGGGGGTGATGGCGGGGGGTGCACGGGGTGCCAGGCACGGTTCCCCCTggctgcgggcgctgcggcGCATGTGGAGCGAGTCACCATGGGAACAGGGCGTCCACGTTTCCGTGTCGCTCACGCTCGCGTCTGTCTCGTTGCAGGGCCCCCACCCCGGCGGTCCCCCCCCAGCGATGGGCAGCGGGACCCCGGCAGCCCCGtccccccgccgcccgccccgccggccccccgccccgccgcccgcccggcgcaCCCAGGCCTGACCCACCCGCTCCAGCCCCCCCCAGCTCCATGGCGAGGACGGACCCCTGACGCCAGGCTCGCCCGCGGGCCACAGGAGACGGCGCCGGGCACGGCCCGGGGAGATGCCCTCGGCGGCCCTGACAGCATCGGGTCCTCCCTGACCCTGCCGCCGCCCTGAGCATCCCGTCCCCCATCccgagggcagggagagaggcgGGGGCCTCCCCCCGGGGCCGGCTGCCAAGATGGTGATGTCCCAGGGCACCTACACCTTCCTCACCTGCTTCGCGGGCTTCTGGCTCATCTGGGGCCTCAtcgtgctgctgtgctgcttctgcagctACCTGCGGCGGCGGGTGAAGCGGCAGCAGGAGGAGCGGCTGCGGGAGCAGAGCCTGCGCGCGCTGGAGATGGAGCCGCTGCACTACGAGGGTTACGGGGGCAGCCCCCCCGGCATGGCCATTCCCCACCGCCTCCGCCTCGAGCcccaccatcaccatcaccacccCCACCACATCCCGCCCCCCCGGCCCTGGAGCTGCCGGCACGgtaaggagcagggaggggctcTCGCATCCCCGGAGCACGTGCCTCCCCCCGGTTTGGGGGGGATACGACGTGAGAGCCGGGGCGCAGCGCTGACGGCAGCAGGGGTCCGGGGGGGGCTTTGCCTTGCAGAGTCAGACCTGTCAAAGCCGCCGTGCTATGAGGAGGCGCTGCTGATGGCGGAGCCCCCCCCGCCATACAGCGAGGTGCTGATGGACACGCGGGGGCTCTACCGCAAAATCAACGCCCCTTTTATGAGCCATGAGCGGCTGGAGAAGCAGGAACAGCCTCCCAGCTACAAACCCCTTTTCCTGGACGCCGGCTACGGTTCAGCACTGCACCTGCCCCGCTCAGCCAGCCCCGGCCCTGCCTGCCCGGACCTCTACCTGCAGCAGGAGTGCTCCCCACGCATGTTTCCCAGCTGGACGGACTCggagctcagcagcagggacacctacGAGACGGGACCCTGGCACCTCCCGGTCTCCATGCCCCTCTTCGGCAGGACTACCGCTGTCTAACGGCGGCCACGGGGGACGCCCGGACCTTGCCATGCacctggggggtgggggggtttCGGTTGCTCGTgtcaccccagggacacccgcCCCGGCGCGGGCCATCGCCGCCGGCGCGGAAGGGGCTGGTTCCCCGTCTGGCCCCCGCCGGCCCCCCATGGCCGGGGGCGCTGGGGACCTGGACTCTGCtctgtttcttaaattttttgtttgttacaGTTTGAGAATAAAAGTTTGTGGCTCTGGTTTGCCTCCTGGCGGGCTGGCATGGTGGGACCGCCCCCTCCCCAAGGCAGCCGTaggcccccccagccccagtcccagccctcCGTGCCgccccagcaggctgcagcccccGTGGGAGACGCTTTATTTATTAACAGACATGAGCACACCGCCGGTACAGAACTTGTGCTTTCCAAAAAGTTTCcggggggaatggggggagaGGGGCCAAGCAGGGGCCAAGCAGGGGAGGACGGGGCTCCCAGCAAAGAAGGAGTGGGGAAGGGGTAAAAGCCCCCACATCAGCTCCCTGCCggggtttggggggtgggggggacgCCGCTGGCCGCAGCCTTGCCTCGCTCGGGTCGCTTTATTGccattttcatttattattattattattatttctttttttttttttctttgaactcGTGCAAAGTACTgggggggctcccggggggGCACGAAGAGAACGAGGACCCTGTCCCACAGCCGGGCAGGGGATGCGAGCGTGTGTCGTCCCCCCCAAAAGGGGCGCTGGGATATCGGGGGGGGGCTGCTAagagagggctggggggctgacACGGCTCCTACCGACAACTTAAAAAAGAGAGGAGGACAAGGGGGGGCTGTAAAAGGTGCCCCGGGGCGGGGCTGCAGCGGGGCGGCCGCCACCTGGAGGCCTCATCCTGCGGGGCCCCCGAGGGGTGAGGGGGGCCCGGCCCCCGGCTGCAGCCCCCCCGTGCCCCGCCGGGGGTGGGCTGCCTGTGCCGGCAGCGGGGCCCGGCCTTACAGGGCCCCCCCAAAGCTCTCCTCTTCCTCGGGCAGAGGGTCTGCGTCCCAGCACGTGATGTCGATCTCTGGAGGACAGGGAGAGGGTCAGGATGGCTTGGGGTGCCCCAGAGAGGGACAGACGCCCCCTCCTGACTATCCTCACTCACCTGGGGGCTTGTTGTAGAAGACGGGCTGGGGGGCTTTGGCCGACAGCTCCTCGGTGGGGggcacctcctcctcctgggaCTGGCTGAAGTAGCCCTCGCTGgcctgggggtggggggggcagGTTGTcaggagccccccagcccccccatcATGCCCTGACCTCTCCCCACAAGTGATGCTCACCTGCTCCCCACGACCCGGTGTCCCATCCTTGGGGGCCATCTCCCCATTGGTGATGGGGGGCGTCTCTCGGCCCGCGGTGTCTTCCTGGGTGTCTTCCTGGGTGTCTTCCTGGGGCGTGTGCTGGCAGCCCAGATCCTGGGACTGGGGGTCCCCCTCGccagctgcctcttcctcatcctcctcctcctgctccgcATCGCAGAAggtggcagggggctcaggcagCTCGTCCAGGCGCAGCAGGGCCCCCTCCTCGGGCAGCATGGCCGGGGGTGTCTCGGGGacaggggcagcaggcaggggccAGGCAGCTGGGGGAGTCACCCCGTCGCTCTCACTCTGCCACAGGTCGATGAGGCTCTCGGGGTTGGGGGCTTCCCCAGTTTGGGGCTCGTCAGCCACGGGTGGCAGGGAGGGCTCGGTGGGCTCCAGGGTCACCAGGTCCCCCAGGGCATCACCCCCCTCTGTCCACActggcctggggctgggctcgTCCCCGGGGGGCTCGATGGCCTTGTCCTCGGGCCCCGGGAAGGGCCAGTGCTGCTCGGGCGTGGCTGGCCCGGGCTCCTGtgcgctggggctgggggactctgaaaggaggggacaggagTCAGTGGGGACAGGAGTCAGTGGGGACAGACAACCTCGTCCAGCGCTGGGGGTCACCCGGGGACAGGGATGCAGCTCAGGGGGATTTGGAGTCCTTTGGACTGGGCACAATATGGGGAATGCTGCAGGGATAGGTGggggtggctgggcagggaggggattgtgGCATGCACTGGGGAGTGAGGGGACATAGGGAGGGACATGGTTATCCCCTGGGGAGtggcagggaggcagaaagGGCTGTGGAGGGAACGGAGAGGTGCCCTGGGAAGATGCAGATGGGAAAGTTGGGATGCACCAGAGGATGCCAAGGGGCCAGTGGGGAcacacagtgacagcagcagagctggctggggtGCCTTGGGGACGCagtggggcagaggggacatCCAGAGGGAGTCAGCAGCCCTGGAAAGGACGTAGGGCAGGATGATACAGATTGGGCAGCATCGCACTGGGGGACCCAGCAGAGACAGCGGGGCTGCACTGGGGGGTGCAGCAGGGACGCCGGCATGTACAGAGCAGGGGAATGCACTGGGGGCGGGGGGATGCATGGTGTGGGGTACAGCAGATACAGCAGGGATGCACTGGTGTTAGAGAATGCACTGGGGGCGGTGGGGATGCAGCAATGACACTGGGGGCTGCACTGGGGGATGCAGCAGAGACGGCGGGGATGCAGCGGCACGGAGCAGCAGGGACGGCGGGGATGAGCTGGGGGCGCAGCAGAGGCAGGCGGGATGTGCCGAGGGATGCAGATGGGGCAGCACGGATCCACTGAGCCATGCAAaggcagctggggggctgcagctcagccgAGGGGGCTGCAGCATGAATGCATCCTTGAGCCATgcaagggcagctggggggctgcagctcagccaaaGGGGCTGAagcagggatgtgctgtgggatgcagcaggggCAGGCGGGATATGCCGAGGATGCAGGTGGGACAGCGCAGATGCACCGAGCCATGGATGCACTGAGCCATGGATGCACCAAGCCAGGGATGCACGGAGCCATGGATGCACCGAGCCAGGGATGCACCGAGCCATGGATGCACGGAGCCATGGATGCACCAAGCCAGGGATGCACCGAGCCATGGATGCACCAAGCCAGGGATGCACCGAGCCAGGGATGCACCAAGCCAGGGATGCACGGAGCCATGGATGCACCAAGCCAGGGATGCACCGAGCCAGGGATGCACCAAGCCAGGGATGCACGGAGCCATGGATGCACCGAGCCAGGGATGCACCAAGCCAGGGATGCACCGAGCCAGGGATGCACGGAGCCATGGATGCACCAAGCCAGGGATGCACGGAGCCATGGATGCACTGAGCCATGCAAGTGCGGCTggcggggctgcagcagagctcagggagctgcagtggggATGCACCCGGCAGCCCGGGCAGGGGGGCAGTACCAGCCCTGCGCCCACCTTTGGGCGTTGCCGGCGTCTGTTCCGCCGCGGGCGCGCGGGGGCCCGGGGGCGAGGCGGCCGGGCTGGGCTcgcaggggctgcagcccgcGGCCGAGGCCTTGCGGAAGGCGTCCGACTGGCTGCCTGCAGACAAGGAGATGGGCTGGCGTGGGGGGGCTGCCCACGCTGAGGGGGGAACCAGAGCCCCagcgctgctcctgccccacacCGACCCAGCTGTGCGCTGCCGAGTGCACGTCACTGTGTACCTGCCACCGTGCCATCCCCTCTTGGGGTGGAGGCTTCCATGGGTGCAGCAAGCACCATGTCCcttccaggtgtccccaccACCCCCACGAGTTTCAGCCCCCACATCTGCTGGGCAAGGGGACAGGCAGCCCCACACCTGCTGTGGTGCATATTGGCTGTGCCCATGAATcactcagctgtgccctggcacagcctttgtgggcacagctctgtgacctgtcagctgtgcctgtgggggcacagccctggaacCACCTGGCCCCTTCTGCCCCAttggcacagccccacacatTTCAGGGCACAGCCTTTTCCATTCCACTCTGTTTTGTGGACAGTCTTGCAGTCTTGTCCATGGCACAGCTGTTCCATCCCCTTCTGCCCCACTGGCACAGCCTCACATGATCCTGGGTGCAGCCTTTTCCACACTGCCTAATGCTACCCCACAGGCACAGACCTGCACAGTGTAGGGCAGCAGAGATGTCCCTCTCCCTTCTGCCCCATCAACATGGGGCACATGTGATTCTGGCACATCATTCTCCACGCTGCCTGACCCTGTCCCATGGGCACTGCACGATCCAGGGCACCGCTGTCCTATCCACTGCTGCCCCATGGGCAgagcctgccctgtgccctctgTACCCCATGGGCACAGTCTATCCTATCCCACTGTGGACAtcacctccccaggcacagctctaCCCTGTCCCCATCTGCCCCATGGGCAGAGCCTGCCCTATGTCCCCCctcccaggggcacagggaccagCATGGggtcagccccagcaggggcagggTCCCCGCCTGGGTGCCCGTTCCCCTGGGGTGCCCGTTCCCCTGGGGTGCCCGTGCTGCCTCCGCTGCCGCTCCGGTGTGCCGTGGGGTGGGTGGGCTGCGGGGCCCCGGCTCGACCCCCGGAGCTGCGCCCGGGAGCTCCCAGCTACCTACatgggaagaaagaggagagatttggaGTGCGGTGGCAGGAGATATAGGGGAAGGGGGTCcgtgggggggaggaggaggaggaggaggaagatggtGGCCCACTGTCAGCTGTCTTTATGAAAGGACAGTGCAGACGACCTgtgagagaaagacagacagacagacggacggacggagagagagagagagagagcaaagagaGGGGTcagtccctgctcagcacagtcatggcggggctggagcaccagggcACCGGgatgggagcacagcagggtggTGGAAGGTAGCATGGTGGGAAAATGGCAGGACAAGAGGATGGAAAGGCAGCAGGACAGAAGGACGtgaggcagcactgcctggccaGGTGGGAGAGAGGCCAGGACACGGCTGTGGGACCAACTATCtgctcagccacagcacagccccacagcgtGAATCTGTGGCACAACCACGGCACGGCCagaacacacagagcacagcacaacccacggcacagccccacagcactgcccagaggCACTGCCCCACAGCACATCCCCACGGCACAGCCCATGGCACAGCCCATGGCACAGCCCATGGCACAGCACACAAGAACACACGTCacaggctcccagcacagcaccatgACACGGCCCCATGGCTGGAGGCAGCCCCCAGGACAGACAGTCCTTCCCTAGATTCACATAAAGAGTCCCAGCACTGGATCCCAGACTGTGGGGCAGCCCAGCTTCTCCATGGGGCATTCCTTGCCAGCTTGGCAGCATGCTGAGCACCCCACATGTGCCTCCCTCGCTCCTGTCCCTTTTAGCTGTCACCATGGGATGTATTCCCAAGCCATCCCCAGACCTCCAGTTGCCCACCCGTACGCAACCCGTACCAACCACGCTTCCAGCTTGGCTGTGGGCACAGTGCTGTGACAGGTGAGTGGACAAcacccagcagggagcagggtgaGCCCCATTTTGCTGAAGAGAGCCTGACATCCAGCCCCTGACAAGCTGCCCCAGATGCAGGGGCCACGTGAGGTGCAGTGGCAGTGGCGGTGATGGTGGCAGTGAtggtggcacagcagagcaggacgtCCCCTGCCATCCTCATACCCTTGGCACCCAGAACCACAGTGCCAGTGATGGCAGAGGGTACACCCCCTCCCCACATTGCATCCCTGGTCTTTCCATATCCCACTGCAATCCTTTGAGCTGTGACAGTGCACTCACCTGTACCCTGGTGTCCAGGTGCccacccctgtgcccacagcccccacagcccctcacctgtcctgtggctgcctggTGACACAGCATCACTGCTGCCCGATGCCACCCGCTCCTGCTGCTTGAAGAAGTCCCGGGGGTTGTCAGGCCGCTGAGCGATGATGGCAGCAGcctcctgtggggacaggggaggctgagccccactgtcccagggccGTGGGGCGGTGGGACCACCCTCCATGCATCCCACAACTTTATTCCCATCtagctgtgggcactgctggatgGGGAGTGAGGACCCGCACCGGGCACGGCCATCGCCACACTCACCTCCACCTCTGACTCCGATTTCCTAAACTGCTGCCTGTCATCCTCGTCTTGCTGGTCCCCCTGGGAAGAGACACAGCATCACCTCCCAGTCTGGGCACCCAGCTGGGGAAAGCCCTTCCCTGGGGGTAATGCCAGTGGCAGCCCTGGCCCCGATCCTGGCACCAGTGGCACTCACAAAGATGGACTGCTCCTTCAGGCGCTGCCGGGCCTCCTCCGCCTCcaagctctgctgcttcctcctgcaaCGGGGAAACGGGAGAGGCACTGGAcatcagctcctgccagcccctgccccaacCCCAGCCTGTGAGGGACACCCATGTGCCCACCCAACCATTCACAGCACGTGTGCAGCCACCCCTTACCCACATCCCACCTGATCCCAGCCATGCATCCATCCCATACCCACTTCCCACCCGACCCCAGCCATGCAGCCATCCCATACCCACACTCCATCTGACTGCAGGTGTGCATCCATCCTGTACCACATCCCACCCGACCCCAGCCGTGCCTGTGCTCCTCAATCTGCTCCTCACGCTCCCGGTAGCGCCGTTCccgctcctcctgctccagccgcTCCTGCTCCATCCGCTCCTGCTCGAACCGCAGCCGGGCATCCAGggcctttttcctctcttcctccttacgcaattcctcctctttctggTGTGGGGGGATCAATGAGGGGGCTGCCCATCAGCAGCTCACCCCTCTCCCTGGGGTGTCCCTCTGTACCCACCTTTGCCTGCTCCCAGAACTGCTCCCGGTTGAGCCGCTTCATCTCCACGGTGGCGTCGGTTTTCTGGTAAGTGGTGCcctgggatggaggagaggtgaggggatggaggggctgggatcAGTGATGGGGGTAACAGTAAGGGGCACACGGGGTGAGGGGCTGTGGCACACAGGAGCCCCGGGCAGGAGGGACGTCCCAgtcccagcagcatccccagcgcTGCCGTGGGGACGTTACCACGGGCTCGGCGTTCTCGTCCTCGCGCAGCCGCAGGCGGTGCAGCACCGGGCTGGAGACACGGGCCAGCCCGTTGGAGAGCCGCTGCCCGATGGCCCCGGGGTCAATGTCCTCCACGCTGCTGGCATTGACAATGACATCGACACCCTGAGGGGTGCAAGCAGCCATCAGGGTTCAGCATCAGTGCCCTGGCAACttcttccccatccccagcaccacCCACCTGGAAGAACTCGGCGATCTTGGCTACGTGGCTGGCACAGGCGCATTTGCGGGCATCCGGCACGTCCTCACCCACCTgtggcagccagggagggacTGAGCTGAGAGGGGCAGTGGGGTGACCCCTACCCCACTGACCTCAGAAGGGCAGCAGGACTGTGGGGaacccacagcccctggccactgccagctccctcaCACCCAGCCACatccctgtgggcacagcacagcccccctcAGCAGGGCCCCCAGACTCACCCAGTTGACGAGAACATATTTGGGGAGCACGGCCTGGGGGTCCTTGACGCTGCAGAAGCCATACATCACCTTCTGAATCTCAAAGTGGCCAGAAAGCTCCAGCAAACCTCCACCTGGCACAGCACCATCAGCCCACGTGCACCCAGCACCA
This genomic interval carries:
- the PRR7 gene encoding proline-rich protein 7 isoform X1; protein product: MVMSQGTYTFLTCFAGFWLIWGLIVLLCCFCSYLRRRVKRQQEERLREQSLRALEMEPLHYEGYGGSPPGMAIPHRLRLEPHHHHHHPHHIPPPRPWSCRHGVRGGLCLAESDLSKPPCYEEALLMAEPPPPYSEVLMDTRGLYRKINAPFMSHERLEKQEQPPSYKPLFLDAGYGSALHLPRSASPGPACPDLYLQQECSPRMFPSWTDSELSSRDTYETGPWHLPVSMPLFGRTTAV
- the PRR7 gene encoding proline-rich protein 7 isoform X2, which translates into the protein MVMSQGTYTFLTCFAGFWLIWGLIVLLCCFCSYLRRRVKRQQEERLREQSLRALEMEPLHYEGYGGSPPGMAIPHRLRLEPHHHHHHPHHIPPPRPWSCRHESDLSKPPCYEEALLMAEPPPPYSEVLMDTRGLYRKINAPFMSHERLEKQEQPPSYKPLFLDAGYGSALHLPRSASPGPACPDLYLQQECSPRMFPSWTDSELSSRDTYETGPWHLPVSMPLFGRTTAV
- the DBN1 gene encoding drebrin, giving the protein MAGVGFAAHRLELLASYQDVIGEDSPTDWALYTYEDGSDDLKLAASGGGGLLELSGHFEIQKVMYGFCSVKDPQAVLPKYVLVNWVGEDVPDARKCACASHVAKIAEFFQGVDVIVNASSVEDIDPGAIGQRLSNGLARVSSPVLHRLRLREDENAEPVGTTYQKTDATVEMKRLNREQFWEQAKKEEELRKEEERKKALDARLRFEQERMEQERLEQEERERRYREREEQIEEHRRKQQSLEAEEARQRLKEQSIFGDQQDEDDRQQFRKSESEVEEAAAIIAQRPDNPRDFFKQQERVASGSSDAVSPGSHRTGRLHCPFIKTADSGPPSSSSSSSSPPRTPFPYISCHRTPNLSSFFPCSQSDAFRKASAAGCSPCEPSPAASPPGPRAPAAEQTPATPKESPSPSAQEPGPATPEQHWPFPGPEDKAIEPPGDEPSPRPVWTEGGDALGDLVTLEPTEPSLPPVADEPQTGEAPNPESLIDLWQSESDGVTPPAAWPLPAAPVPETPPAMLPEEGALLRLDELPEPPATFCDAEQEEEDEEEAAGEGDPQSQDLGCQHTPQEDTQEDTQEDTAGRETPPITNGEMAPKDGTPGRGEQASEGYFSQSQEEEVPPTEELSAKAPQPVFYNKPPEIDITCWDADPLPEEEESFGGAL